A genomic region of Antennarius striatus isolate MH-2024 chromosome 4, ASM4005453v1, whole genome shotgun sequence contains the following coding sequences:
- the zgc:77158 gene encoding solute carrier family 45 member 3, whose translation MPGWRSQWHLVLLNSLTCGLEICVAAGITYVPPLLLEAGVEERYMTMVLGIGPVLGLLFIPLIGSASDHCNSRYGRRRPFIWLLSLGVLLALVIIPHADVLAAHLAWGGRTLQVAFLILGVGLLDFCGQVCFTVLEALLSDLYQDEEGCGQAFSMFSFMVSLGGCVGYLLPVLDWSRGLLSLYLGGQAKCLFFLLILIFISSLLITTRVSEEPLCVSGGLVGSGSLLESGAGAMEAGHCGVPHSCCYMLKCKLRLLKSGPLLCLLRTCWSMTPSIYRSYCHIPRVMRQLCVAQLCSWMAVMSFMLFYTDFVGEGLYDGVPSALPGSVSKQRYDEGIRMGSLGLFMQCATSTFFSLVMSRLVHHFGSRWVYLSSMVSFTVSALVICLSKSVVLVSIMAALTGYAYATLQTLPYTLICHYHKEKEIYMPKRKTKSIHRSSIAAKRDSVYFPPVEEEGGLNHNTMNPYGNSFFGQDSYYTGPQSPNGSSHSPGDTEQEEAEPGFEKRGVGLDFAILDSTFLLSQVFPSLFMGMIVQFAQSVIAYIASSAIFGAIAIFLANQIIFDQKDLRS comes from the exons ATGCCTGGATGGAGGTCTCAGTGGCATCTCGTACTGCTGAACTCCTTGACCTGTGGCCTGGAGATCTGCGTGGCAGCTGGGATCACGTACGTGCCCCCGCTGCTGCTGGAAGCCGGAGTGGAGGAGCGCTACATGACCATGGTTCTAG GTATTGGACCAGTGCTGGGCCTTCTATTCatccctctgattggctcagccAGTGACCACTGCAACAGCAGATATGGCCGACGTCGACCtttcatctggctcctctcttTGGGGGTCCTTCTTGCTCTTGTCATCATTCCCCATGCAGATGTACTGGCTGCACACCTTGCCTGGGGTGGCCGTACTCTCCAG GTGGCCTTCCTCATCCTTGGGGTGGGGCTCCTTGACTTTTGTGGACAAGTGTGCTTCACGGTGCTGGAGGCTTTGCTGTCGGACTTGTATCAGGATGAAGAGGGCTGTGGCCAAGCATTTTCCATGTTCTCCTTCATGGTCAGCTTGGGGGGCTGCGTGGGTTATTTGTTACCCGTTTTGGACTGGAGTCGTGGCCTGCTCTCTCTTTACTTGGGAGGCCAGGCCAAGtgcctcttctttctcctcatcctcatcttcatctcaagTCTGCTAATCACCACCAGGGTGTCTGAGGAACccttgtgtgtcagtggtggCTTGGTAGGGTCCGGCTCGTTGCTGGAGTCAGGAGCGGGTGCGATGGAGGCGGGCCATTGCGGTGTGCCACACTCATgctgctacatgctaaagtGCAAGCTTCGGCTGCTGAAGTCTGGACCCCTGCTGTGTCTGTTGAGAACGTGCTGGTCCATGACACCGTCCATCTACAGGAGTTACTGTCACATCCCGCGGGTGATGAGGCAGCTGTGTGTCGCTCAGCTCTGCAGCTGGATGGCTGTCAtgtctttcatgcttttctacACAGACTTTGTTGGGGAAGGCCTCTACGATGGCGTGCCCAGCGCATTACCAGGAAGTGTGTCCAAGCAGAGATATGATGAAG GTATCCGTATGGGCAGTTTGGGCCTGTTCATGCAATGTGCTACCTCAACCTTCTTCTCCCTGGTCATGAGTCGTTTGGTTCACCATTTTGGTTCACGGTGGGTTTACTTGAGCAGCATGGTGAGCTTCACCGTCTCTGCTTTGGTCATCTGCCTGTCCAAAAGTGTGGTCTTGGTCTCAATTATGGCAGCCCTCACCGGTTATGCGTATGCCACGCTGCAGACTTTGCCCTACACACTCATCTGCCATTAccacaaagagaaagag ATTTATATGCCAAAAAGGAAAACCAAAAGCATACATAGAAGCAGTATTGCAGCCAAGCGGGACTCTGTGTATTTTCCTCCTGTGGAAGAGGAAGGTGGACTGAACCACAACACGATGAATCCCTATGGGAACTCCTTTTTTGGCCAGGACAGTTACTACACAGGTCCACAAAGTCCGAACGGCTCGTCTCACAGCCCCGGCGACACCGAACAAGAGGAGGCCGAGCCAGGGTTTGAGAAACGTGGCGTGGGTTTGGACTTTGCTATCTTAGACAgcaccttcctcctctctcaggTTTTCCCCTCCCTCTTTATGGGCATGATTGTTCAGTTCGCACAGTCCGTCATTGCCTATATTGCCTCCTCTGCCATCTTTGGCGCCATTGCCATTTTCTTGGCCAATCAAATCATATTCGACCAAAAGGATCTCAGAAGCTGA